A stretch of the Solanum dulcamara chromosome 6, daSolDulc1.2, whole genome shotgun sequence genome encodes the following:
- the LOC129892724 gene encoding methyl-CpG-binding domain-containing protein 2-like, giving the protein MEKNHQDVFTLGEMDQNVTHGSELADLNNLNREPNALTVSTSPDIIETLAQKPTEVTYTPGKQENQLGANMENQGANAHNQLMLYDPAVAIAASPVAAEVKPLRARKMPLPNYASRAFPDGGAFAVQCDKCFKWRYIHTKEKYEEIREHILEHPFYCETTLEYKSCEKPPDLTQDGSKLWAIDNFNIPRPPPRWERLLRLRKEGGTKFADVYYDSPSGMKLRSKIEVEKYLEQHPEYVAQGAKLDMFSFKTPKPLQKEYVKKRIPTPSDDINRVYDVNPISWARPNGSTSLHSGPVPFTPTVAAPLHVPDGNSEET; this is encoded by the exons ATGGAGAAAAATCATCAAGATGTTTTCACCCTTGGAGAGATGGATCAAAATGTTACTCATGGTTCTGAACTAGCTGACCTAAATAATCTGAATAGAGAGCCAAATGCTTTGACAGTTTCTACTTCCCCTGACATCATAGAGACTCTGGCTCAAAAACCTACTGAGGTTACTTATACACCAGGGAAACAAGAAAATCAGTTAGGAGCGAATATGGAGAATCAAGGTGCAAATGCTCATAACCAGCTGATGCTTTATGATCCTGCTGTCGCCATTGCTGCTTCTCCTGTTGCTGCTGAGGTTAAACCTCTCCGTGCTCGAAAAATGCCCTTACCAAATTATGCATCTAGGGCTTTTCCAGATGGAGGAGCATTCGCTGTGCAGTGTGATAAATGTTTCAAATGGCGGTACATACATACAAAAGAGAAGTACGAAGAAATAAGGGAACACATCTTGGAACATCCATTCTATTGTGAAACAACTCTTGAGTATAAATCATGTGAAAAACCACCAGACCTAACTCAAGATGGAAGCAAGCTGTGGGCAATTGATAATTTTAACATTCCTCGGCCTCCTCCAAGATGGGAACGTCTTTTAAGACTCAGAAAAGAAGGAGGCACCAAGTTTGCTGATGT GTATTATGATTCACCATCTGGGATGAAACTTCGTTccaaaattgaagttgaaaa GTACTTGGAGCAACATCCAGAGTATGTGGCACAAGGTGCAAAGCTGGACATGTTTTCATTTAAGACCCCAAAACCGCTACAAAAAGAATATGTCAAGAAGCGTATTCCAACCCCTTCAGATGATATAAATCGTGTTTATGATG TTAATCCTATCTCATGGGCTCGTCCGAATGGGAGTACAAGTTTGCATAGCGGACCAGTGCCATTTACACCTACTGTTGCAGCCCCACTACATGTACCAGATGGTAACTCCGAAGAAACCTAG